In Papaver somniferum cultivar HN1 chromosome 9, ASM357369v1, whole genome shotgun sequence, the genomic stretch AATAACTAGGTTTAGGCCACATTTAGAAGAGTACAACAAGATAGAGTACTAGTAGAGTCTGCAGTTTGAATCTTGACAATTTGAGGAGGACCAACTGGTGTTAGACTTGCTTATGAGCTTTATGTTCATCTGGGGAGGGTCAAGTAGTGATAGACTTGCTGTGCTTGCAGTTTCAACAAGATAGGTGTATTTTTTTGTACACTAGTTATACACGGTGCAcataaaagtacattgtattttCGTGTGCTTGTTGTACACTAGTATGAggtgtatatgcttgtacaccAGTTATATCTGTTAATGAGGGCACAAGTCAATATTAAGAAATGTTAAAAAACCCTAATATCTTATTCACTTAGGATTTGAAGTGGTTTTAGCTGAGAAGAACAACGTTGTTTGTAGCTTTAGCATCTGGTATGATTGGGTTTGAATTTGTGTTGGATTTTCTTGAGCTGAGAATCAGTCAAAAGAAGTTGTTGCCAAATTTGTTTGTGTGGGTATTTTCCATGAGTTCTGGTAGCCGTATTGGATAGATTGAGATGTGTTTTCGCGATCGGTAAGAACGGAAGAGCTGGGTACAGATTTTTTTAGGAAATGAGGTGAGTTCTTTCCAATAATATGATTTTCAGCTGTTTTGATATTGAATTGgtgatgtgtacataattgtacacatgttgactcTTAATGTGCACATAATTATACACCTGTGGATTGTTAAAAAATTGTTGTTTTCAGGTTCTAAAATTTGGTATGATATATTTTTCAGGGAGTTGTACAGTGAGGAAGATAATATTAACTTAATCTGAATGGCCATTTGTGTTTCAGGTTTGGTAATTCGAATCTACTCTTTTGATGCGACTAGGAATGAGTTCAGTCTCGAAACCAAGTCTATTGTTGTTGCTGCGTTGGCTACTAGGAGtttggaagttgaagttaaagtCACCAAAGCTCAGATTTGGGACACCTCTAGTCAAgaaaggttagttttttttttttgctttcccTGTATGCAAATATTTTGGTTATTTATCCAAAGTAATAAATAACTGAAACTGTGTGTAATCAAGTTAATGTAATCAGAAGTACCATCTATTACGAAACTTATTAGTGGGAAAGAAATGTTTCAGTATTATGTGCAAAATCTAGATCCTAACGAAGAGGCATCTGCGTCAATATGAAGTTATAACTTAGTAGCGCAGATCACACGGTATCACGTTTGTCTTTGTTGTATACTCCCTGGTTAGATTTAAACACATTTGAATTGGAAGAAGTTGCACATGGTACTAGTGTATCATTGACATAACGAGAGAAATGAACAGCCTCAAGGGTGTCTACCTAGTACACTTGCATAAATAACTAGGGTATCTACCTAATATCGAATGAGGCTCgtaaaaattaaaatgaaatatgAATAGTTCGAGCCGTCATTTTCTGCAATAGTATCTCTATATCCAACATTCTATGTATAGTGTTTATTATCCTTCCGTGCATTTCCGAGTTACTTAAGAATGCATCCGAAATTCAATGTTAACTGATTGGTACATAAAAAGAATATCAGGGTGAGGAACTGAAGAAACAGATTGGTGCATTAGCATATGTAGAATATATTTCTAAGAACTAACAGGTACCCTATAAATATATTACTTTTTCTCTATCGTTTGTTGTGGCCTGAAAAATTAAGTAATTTTTGTATATCTTTTGTGTGATTAACAAAAGCATGAATGTTACATCAGTTTCGTTTGGGCGTCAATGTAATTTGATTTTGGTCTTGAAATGCAGAATGTGAAGACTGTATTTGAGATTGCGATAAAACTAGATCTTCATCCAACTAGTACACTTGCATaaataactagggtgtacaaactaGTACACATGTGAAAATTATGACTCCATAAGCTTATTTATGCAAgactagggtgtacaaactaCTAAACATGCGAAAGCAATGACTCATTAAGCTTATGCTTGCGCAAATAACTAGAGTGTACAAATTAGTACACTTGTGAAAAAGAATGACTTCTTAAGCTTATACTTGTATAAATAAATAGGACATACTAACTAGTGCACTTGTGAAAATAATGACTCTGTAAGCTTATAATTGCATAAATAACTAGGGTGTATAAACTAGTACACATGTGGATAAATAACTCCGTAAGCTTGCGTTAAAAACTAGAGTGTACACAGTGGTGCACCTTGTTCTGTCTCTTGAATATATGGCATGTTTTGTGGGTGGATTTTCTGTAATTTGTAGATGTATGCATAATTGTACACCATTTTCATGTCTTATTGATATATGGCGTATTTAATGGTATAAACGTTGGATTTGCTAGGTTTTTGTTATATATTTGTACATAGCTGTAAGCCATTGTCTCGTCTCATGAGTGGATTGTCTCTTTTGTGGGTATGGATGTTAGGTTTCAGAATTTTTGTAGATGTATACATAGTTATAGACTATTGTTTGTCTCATGAATTTATTGCCTGTTAAGGTATAAATCAACAACGTTTAACGTCTTCATTTCATATCGATTGATCAAATCAAGATGTTAGTTGTaagatttgtgtttttcttttaaagaaattTAATAAAACTTTTTTGGATTTCGGTTTCAAAGATAGATTTTTGCAAGTGTAAAAACTAATTCTTGATGAAACCTAAGTTGTTGTTTTTAGATATCATGAGATGATTTTAATGCATGCTTGTtatgtgtttaggtacttttcgaGGGAGCTTAAAAAAGTGGAGAAGAACAATGAAAAAGTTTTGTAGATCGacgattttttggattttttgattttaatagcATGCTTGTTAGCATGGTGCTTACGTGGAGGATTCAAGTTGTATATGGTGTTCAAACTGACGCATCTtgtcttgtttttgaattttttgtaatAGTGTACTTGTACAACAGTGTAAATTAAgatttttaaaaaatgaaaaattatatagtcatatgggtattctttttgtagatctcggaaagagcttttcgaatatataaagtttgtgaattttggataaacggttcaaaagataaattggtttttaattatttttatattatttaaagttGCTGACATTATCctgagtcactttggactaaattgtatatatttggactaaattgtaaatcatgaaggttatttatgtatttttcatattttaaatagtttttggactattttgtacctagttgactcaGTCTGGACTAAATTATATCGTATTTTTTCCTACAAAAATCTGTTTTGGACTCAGTTATGAAAAGAGGAATGTCCAAATATTTCTCATTTAGGGCAATCCTTTTTACATTAAGTGTCCCGATGAGAGTGGCAACAAACGCCCGATCGACGTTCTGACTGAAAAAGCAATCTGATTTCTCTAAATTTATGACTTGACCGGGTACGAGGCTAAAGTCTTTGATTAAGGGCGCTAAACAAGGTTGAGCATTGATTTAATCTCACAAGCGATGTTAACAATGATCTAAGTATCCTTGGTCTCCAATTTTGACAGTCACAACAAGATAAGCAAATAATCCTATTCTAACCTTCACCTGTTCTAATCAGTTAATCTTAATCAAAATTTAAGTAGTCTTGAACGCGTAACAATAGGACAGGTGTAACTACGGAGTAGCCACACTTGGGATCTGCCGATTAAGGCCGGTTCTTAATGATTATCAGTCTCAAAGGTTCACTATAAATGGATCAAAGATTAGTGTTTTAAAATCATAACAAACTATTACTTCTCAATTCTCATCTTTAGAATTCAAAAGCTACTCGAGATTTTACCTAATACAttttgattattaatttgttaCTATGGCTGCTAACAAGCAAATTTTCATTATCCTCGCCATCGTTGCGATTATGTTTCCTTTGATTGCGTTGGCTACTGATCACGTAGTCGGTGATGATAAAGGCTGGAACAACAAATTCGATTATGCAGCATGGGCTAAAGATAAACAATTCTATGTTGGAGATACCTTATGTAATTTAATTAGAAACGATATTAGTTTTTCCACATTAAAACCCTTAATTTCTTTATCACATTACATTATATTTTAACCAGAAAAGTTAATGCTACTAACTTTTTTTGTGCAGCATTTATGTACACACCTGGATCTCACAATGTTTTCAAAGTGAACGGAACTGAATTCGACCAGTGTATTAAACCAGAACCAAAATTAGCTATCGCCACCGGAAATGATGTAACTACCCTTGCCACCCCAGGAAAAAAATGGTACATCTGCGTTGTGTGTACATATCtcaccatcaaacacgtgtatataggaagatacgtggaaagcatgtaagccaacacatcaaaacatgatgtacCGCGGAACAActaataactcccgaagagttactttatcccatccccaaaaggagctaagatcaacggtgaagagaaagttagctgacacggatgtgacaggggcagaagacacttgtctgacacgagcaggcgcctcaactacccgcattaaacactctgagcagtatacgtgtcgatcaacccgtggaacgaacgaggatggttctgcgtgatcaagtgatgAGCGAAGACCTCCGCGGGACGGACacgaaacacaagaagataaggtttcaacggtcctcagagatgggtcccagactctaaccctataaataccccctctccaccaagagtgagggggatcggaaaaatcagggaaaGA encodes the following:
- the LOC113312327 gene encoding uclacyanin 1-like, with protein sequence MAANKQIFIILAIVAIMFPLIALATDHVVGDDKGWNNKFDYAAWAKDKQFYVGDTLSFMYTPGSHNVFKVNGTEFDQCIKPEPKLAIATGNDVTTLATPGKKCIYLLLTLPCSTTHPLSSVLPTVSSFTG